TGGGCGGAGGTTGTGAACTTTCTTTACATGCTGATGCCATCCAAGCGCATGCTGAACTCTATATGGGTTTGGTGGAATTCGGTGTAGGTTTGATTCCTGCCGGAGGCGGTACCAAGGAAATGACCCTGAGGTTTTCCAATGAAGCAAAAGCAGGAGACGTGGAATTGAACAGGCTACAGGAATATTTCATGAACATCGCCACGGCCAAAGTTTCCACCTCAGCGGCAGAAGCAAGAGGCCTTGGATACCTTCAGGTGAAAGACAGCATCACTTTGAACCGCAAACGCCAATTGGCTGACGCCAAAGCTAAGGTACTAGCTCTTTATGATGCTGGATATACGCAACCTGTACAGCAGACCAATATCAAAGTTTTAGGCAAAACTTCCCTGGCCCTGTTTGAAGCAGGTATTACCGGAATGCTTTATGGCAACTACATTTCAGAACATGACGCCAAAATCGCCAGGAAATTGGGATGGGTAATGTCCGGCGGAGACCTTTCTTCCCCCACAGAAGTCAGTGAACAATACTTACTCGACCTCGAGCGTGAAGCCTTCCTTAGCCTTACCGGGGAAAAGAAGACCTTGGAGAGGATACATAGTATTCTGTTTAAGGGGAAACCGCTTAGGAATTAGATGCGAGACGCGAGAGGCGAGAAGGGAGAGGCGAGAGTTTAGAACCAAGAGACAAGAACCAAGAACCAAGACTGGTTTAGTTTAAAATTAGGGTTATTATAATTTTAAACAGGTAAAAAAGTTGAATAGAAAAGAATTGAAGCCTAAAATTTGAAAGAATATGAAACCTAAACATAATTTCAAAAACCTCAAGGTATGGCAAAAGTCAGTTGATTTGGCTGTAAAGGTTTACCATATCACAAAAGAATTTCCTTCTGAGGAGAAATTTGGTATGACCTCGCAAATGAGAAGGGCTAGTGTTTCAATTCCTTCAAATATTGCCGAAGGAACCGCTAAAAGCACTTCTAAATCTTTTGTAAACTCTCTGGATATTAGCCTTGGAGAAAGTTATGAACTGGAAACTCAGGCTATCATTGCCAATCTGGTAGGCCTACTGGATAAGGAACAATTCACATCTCTTGAATCTGATATCAGCGAAGTGCAAAGAATGATCAACGGATTTATTTCAACAGTGGAATCCAACCCATTTTGAAATCTAACCCTAGAATTTGAACCTCAACAAATCTTGGCTCTTGGTTCTTGATTCTTGGCTCTCAATTTCTCTTAGTTCAACAAACTTTAAATCAACAATAAACCTCATTTAGAAAAAAATATGGAAGCTTATATAGTAAACGGATACAGATCAGCGGTAGGAAGGGCCAAAAAGGGTGGCTTTAGATTTTACCGTCCGGATGATTTGGCGGCAGATGTGATCAAGCATTTGGTGGCCAATACACCGGGATTGGAAAATAAAATGGTCGATGACCTGATTGTCGGGAATGCTATCCCGGAAGCGGAACAGGGCATGCAAATGGGCAGGATGATTTCACTTTTGGCATTGGGCGTGGACAATCCCGGATTTATTATCAACAGGTATTGTGGTTCCGGAGTGGAAGCCATTGCCCTGGCCGTGGGTAAAATCAAAGCGGGCATGGCAGATTGCATCATCGCAGGTGGTACAGAATCCATGTCGCTATTGCCGATGATGGGTTATAAAACTGCCCTGAACTATAAAATTGCCTCGCAGACGCCCGATTACTACCTGAGTATGGGTCTGACTGCGGAAGAACTGGCAAAAGAATACGACATCACCCGCGAACAGGCAGATCAATTTTCTGTCAGGTCCCATGATAGGGCTTTGGCAGCCATAGCCGCAGGCAAATTCAAGGACGAAATTGTGCCCGTGGAAGTGGAAGAAACCTATGTGGATGAAAAGGGAAAAAAGAAAACCAGAAAATTTACCGTGGACACGGATGAGGGACCAAGACCAGGAACCTCGATGGAAGGCCTTGCCAACTTAAAGCCTGCCTTTAAAATGGGCGGTCAGGTTACCGCAGGGAATTCCTCCCAGACCTCTGACGGTGCCGCATTCGTGGTCGTGATGTCCGAAAGGATGGTCAAAGAACTCAACCTGGAACCCATTGCCAGAATGATGTCCTATGCCGTAGCAGGTGTGGAACCAAGAATCATGGGAATCGGGCCCAGAGAAGCTGTTCCCAAAGCCCTTAAGCAGGCCGGTTTGACCTTGGACAAGATTGATCTCATCGAATTGAACGAGGCATTTGCCGCACAGGGCTTGGCAGTCATCAAATCCTTGGATTTGGATATTGATAAAGTCAATGTCAATGGGGGCGCAGTAGCCCTTGGTCATCCACTCGGCTGTACCGGTGCCAAACTCTCCGTCCAACTCTTCAACGAACTCCGCAGACAAAACAAGAAATACGGCATGGTGACGGCTTGTGTTGGCGGGGGACAAGGAGTTGCGGGGGTTTATGAGCTTTTGAGGTAGAGGCGGCTTAGACCGCTGAGGTTTTTAAAACCTCGGTGGTCTTTTGTTCAGGAAAGCAGCGAAGTAAAAACCAGAAGCGTGGGGCGAGATGCGAGAAAAGCGAAGACGAATAAAAAGAATTCTCTTTTCCAAAATGATGACGGGGAATAAAAAGACCTTCGAGGTTAAAAAAAACCTCAATGGTCTGTGTCTCGGCTCTAATCTCTCGGTTCTCGCTTCTAAAGAATTAAAATGGATCTTTAAGTAATAGAATATATGTCAACTGTAACAAAACAATCAATCAACGGCGGTGAATTCCTGATCAAGGAAACCGCGGCGCAGGAAATCTTTATATTTGAGGAGTTTTCTGAGGAGCAGAAAATGATGGCGCAGGCCTGTCAGGATTTTATCGATACCGAAATACACCCAAGAATCGAGGATATCGACAGCATGAAAAACCCGGAGCTTGTTCCTTCCATTTTCCATAAAGCAGGCGAACTCGGACTTTTGGGAATTTCGGTTCCTGAGGAGTTTGGTGGTATGGGGATGAGTTTCAATACTTCCATGCTGATTGCAGATATCATCGGTGGTGCTGGATCATTTTCCACCACGTATGGTGCCCATACAGGAATCGGTACTTTGCCGATTTTGTACTATGGTACAGAAGATCAAAAATCCAAATACCTGCCAAAACTGGCCACGGGAGAATGGGCTGCCTGCTATTGTCTGACCGAACCGGATGCAGGTTCTGATGCCAACAGCGGCAAGACCAAAGCAACTCTGACAGCAGATGGCAAACATTACCTCATCAACGGACAGAAGATGTGGATCTCCAATGCCGGGTTTGCGGATATCTTTATCGTGTTTGCCAAGATCGAGGATGATAAAAACCTGACTGCATTTATTGTGGAAAAAGGTTTCGGTGGCATCACGATGAACGAAGAGGAAAAGAAAATGGGTATCAAGGGCTCCTCTACCCGTCAGGTGTTTTTCAATGACTGCAAAGTACCTGTGGAAAACATGCTTTCCGAAAGACAGAACGGCTTCAAAATCGCTGTGAACATCCTCAATATCGGCCGTATCAAATTGGGTGCGGGCGTATTGGGAGGCTGTAGAACCGTGGCAACTTATGCTGTCAAGTATGCCGGGGAACGTAAGCAATTTGGCGTGGCCATCAATTCCTTTGGGGCCATCAAGCAGAAATTGGCCGAAATGGCTGTCAGGACTTATGCCTGTGAATCCCTTTGTTACCGTGCCGGTCAGGACATTGAAGACAGGATGGAAGCCATAGCTTCAGAGGGGATTTCTGATGCGGAAGCCAAATTGAAAGCCTTGGAACAGTTTGCCATCGAAGCGGCTATAGCCAAAGTTCATGGGTCTGAGGTATTGGATTATGTAGTGGACCAAGGTGTGCAGGTCTATGGAGGAATGGGCTACTCGGCCGATGCCCCGATGGAGCGCGCTTATAGGGATGCCCGTATTTCCAGAATCTATGAAGGTACCAATGAAATCAACCGCATGCTGATGGTAGGCATGTTGCTGAAGCGGGCCATGAAAGGGGAAATCAATCTTTTTGAACCTGCTATGGCAGTATCACAGGAACTGACTTCCGTACCGAGTTTTGAGACCATTGATACCTCTGAGCTTTTTGCCGCTGAAAAAGAGGTGATCAAAAAACTGAAGAAAGTGTTTCTGATGGTGGGTGGAAAAGCCGCGATGGCATTGGCAGACAAAATCGAATCCGAACAGGAAGTGATGATGAACCTGGCCGATGTGATGATAGAGATCTATGCTGCCGAATCTGCTGTCCTCAGGACAGAAAAACTGGTCAGTCTCCGTGGCGAAGAAGCCTGTCAGCCACAGATTGCGATGGCGCAGGTGTACCTCTTTGAAGCAGTGGAAAAAATACAGACTGCTGCGAAAGAGGCCATTGCATCCTTTACCAAAGGGGATGAGCAAAAGGTCATGCTGATGGGCTTGAAGCGCTGGACCAAAACCGACCTGGTCAATACCAAGGAGCTGAGAAGACAGATAGCGGATTATATGATTGAGAAGGGGAAGTATCCTTTTTCTTGATCGATTAGAATGGGGTTTCAACTTATAGTTGATTTCCCGCGAAGGCGCTAAGACGCAAAGGAAAGCCTCCAGAGATGGGGGCTTTTTTTGTGGACAAAGTCCAGCCCAGCACTGATAGTTTGGGATCAAAACAATGTAGGCTTTGTTGTTTCTTTGGGTGATTACAGATTGGCTATCAATCGAAATAAACGTTTAAGTTTGGTTTGGGGTTTTTAGAAGTGTCTGAATTCATGTATTTTACATTCTCATTTTATTGCAGTTTTGTGTATAACCGTAACTATTTTTCTTATGCAACAAAGACTCATAGAAGTAGAAGTAATCGGGCGTAAAATTATTTTGAAAATGCCCAAGAATGACGCTGATATAAACTTTATCAGAAGCATTCAGTATGCAAGGTGGAATAAGGAAGGCTTTTTCTGGGATGTGCCCCATTATCCCGGCAATCTTGAAAGGATCAAGCAATACTTTGGAGAGCGGATTTCCATACTGAAAGAACATGAACAAATTGAGGTAAAAATCATAGGTAAAGAGCATAAGATCGGTAAAAATGAAGTTTTAATTTTAAAGAGCAGGTCAGGTAGACTGAAGCTGATTTTTGGTTTTCATGCAGGATTGATGAAGGTTATTAAAACTATTCCCTATTATAAATGGGATTCCAAAAATAAATGGTGGACCGTTCCCTATTCAGAGCAGTTTTTAGAGGAAATAAAAACGAAGATTAAGGAATTCGGGATGGCAATGAAATTTGAGGAAGAAGAAATGATAAGTGGGGTTGTCCCCAAAATTTCTCCATTGGATATCCCAAATTACAGAAAATGCCCTGAGGAGTATGTTCATAAGTTGGAGGAAAGGAGGTATAGTGAGGGAACAATTAAAGCCTATGTTCCTTTGTTTGAAGAATTCATTAATTTTTTTTCAAATATTTCTCTTGAAGAATTGGGCGAAAAAGAGGTTATGGAGTTTTCGAGATATTTAGTGACTGAGAGAAAAGTTTCTAGCTCACATCAAAACCAAGCAATCAATTCTATTAAATTTTATTTTGAAAAAGTACGGGGTGGTGAAAGGAAGTTTTACCATGTGGATAGACCTATAAGGGAAAAGATATTACCTGAGGTATTGAGTGAAGAAGAGGTGTCTGCGATTCTAAAAGCAACAAAAAACTTGAAACATAAAGCAATCTTAATGACTATTTACTCCGCAGGATTGCGGATTGGAGAACTTACCAAATTGAAGATTAAAGATATCGATTCTAAACGGATGCAGATAAGGGTAGAACAAGCCAAAGGCAAGAAGGATAGATATACCATTCTTTCACAAAGGACACTGGAAATATTAAGACTATATATTAAACAAGAGAAGCCTCATGAGTATTTGTTTGAAGGTCAGAAAAGTACCAAAGAGTTTCCTGTTAAGTATTCAACAACAAGTATTTCTGCAATTCTGAATAAGGCACTGAATAATGTGGGAATTAAAAAAAATGTAACTGTACATACCTTGAGACATTCCTTTGCGACCCATTTATTGGAAAGAGGCACTGATTTAAGATATATACAAAGTCTTTTAGGCCACGAAAGCCCTAAAACGACACAGATATATACACATATTACCACTAAGGGTTTTGACCAAATAAAAAGTCCATTAGATGGTTTAGATTTATAAAAATTCTTTTAGTTTTATAGGACATCTTTCCACAATATTACGGAAAGCACGCCTTATTGGCATGCTTTCTCCAATAATAGAAGAAAGCAAACCGTTGAACTAAACCTCCTTCGTCGGTAGTTTTTCTGTATTCCATCATAAAGGCCTGATTTTTAACAATATGTATTAAATTTATTCCATGTTCAATCTTTAACTAATTTAATCATGGAAAAAAAAGTTTGCGCCAGAGGATGTATGAGGAGATGTCCTACAGACATTATTCTCCCAGAAGCATCAAGACCTATCTTAGCCTGGTATCTGTAGTATCAGCTCATTTTGGAAAAAGTCCGGATCTGATCAGTATCCCCGAATTAAAGGACTACCTTTTTAAAAGGATCAGTTTGGACGGACTTTCGGTATCAAGCATAAACCAGACAATCAGTGCCTTTAAAATACTTTTCAAAGACGTGCTTGAAAGAGATTGGGATACTATCAGGATCAAACGGCCAAGACGTCCCAAGCTGCTTCCGGTTGTATTCTCAAAGGAAGAAGTGTCGCTTATCCTTAAGAGTATCAGGAACAGAAAACACTATTGCCTGATCGCTCTCACCTACGCCTCAGGACTCAGGATGGGAGAGGTAATCAACCTGAAACCCTGCGATATTGACAGCGACCGGATGCAGGTCAAAGTCAGGGGCGGAAAGGGTTATAAAGACAGGTACACACTTCTTCCGGAGCAGTTACTGGTAAAGCTCAGGGATTATTTCAGAGGCTACCGTCCACTTACTTACCTTTTTGAAGGCCAAGAACCGGGAAAGCCTTACAGTGAGACAAGCGCCCGCTGTATACTCAAAAAGGCTATGAAGAAAGCAGGGATAAAAAAGCAGGCGTGCTTCCATACCCTTCGCCATTCTTTTGCCACACATCTGCTCGAGCAGGGAACCAATGTCAGGATTATCCAAGAGCTGTTGGGACACAGGTCCCTTAAGACCACTACGGTTTACCTGCATATAAGCAACCTGACCCCCGCGCAGATCAAAAGTCCCCTGGATGAGCTTTGATGGAGGCTGTTAACAAGAGGAATGGTGGGGCTGAACTCTCAACAGTCCTGGATTCCCAAAAGGAGGTCTTCCTATCGCAGAAGCATCTGTGCCCTGATCAGAGAAAGGCCTTTAACGACATCCTCCATTGCCGGACATCACAAATGGGCTCACACAGTCTCTGTTGTGACTCCTGCGGTACGGTCAAAGTCTGCTATAACAGCTGCAGGAACCGCCACTGTCCGAAGTGCCAGTACATCAAGCAGCAGCTTTGGGTGGAAAAGCTAAAGTGCAGGCTTCTGCCTGTCAGGTACTTTCACGCCGTGTTTACGGTTCCTGAGTTTCTCAATCCATTGTTCTACATCAACCAGAGGTTCTGTTACAACCTGCTCTTTGAATGTTCCGCAAAAGCAGTAAAGAAGACGGCCCTGAACCCGGCATTTCTGGGAGTCGAAAGCGGCTGTCTGTCGGTACTCCA
This window of the Aquiflexum balticum DSM 16537 genome carries:
- a CDS encoding acyl-CoA dehydrogenase family protein, with the protein product MSTVTKQSINGGEFLIKETAAQEIFIFEEFSEEQKMMAQACQDFIDTEIHPRIEDIDSMKNPELVPSIFHKAGELGLLGISVPEEFGGMGMSFNTSMLIADIIGGAGSFSTTYGAHTGIGTLPILYYGTEDQKSKYLPKLATGEWAACYCLTEPDAGSDANSGKTKATLTADGKHYLINGQKMWISNAGFADIFIVFAKIEDDKNLTAFIVEKGFGGITMNEEEKKMGIKGSSTRQVFFNDCKVPVENMLSERQNGFKIAVNILNIGRIKLGAGVLGGCRTVATYAVKYAGERKQFGVAINSFGAIKQKLAEMAVRTYACESLCYRAGQDIEDRMEAIASEGISDAEAKLKALEQFAIEAAIAKVHGSEVLDYVVDQGVQVYGGMGYSADAPMERAYRDARISRIYEGTNEINRMLMVGMLLKRAMKGEINLFEPAMAVSQELTSVPSFETIDTSELFAAEKEVIKKLKKVFLMVGGKAAMALADKIESEQEVMMNLADVMIEIYAAESAVLRTEKLVSLRGEEACQPQIAMAQVYLFEAVEKIQTAAKEAIASFTKGDEQKVMLMGLKRWTKTDLVNTKELRRQIADYMIEKGKYPFS
- a CDS encoding four helix bundle protein, which gives rise to MKPKHNFKNLKVWQKSVDLAVKVYHITKEFPSEEKFGMTSQMRRASVSIPSNIAEGTAKSTSKSFVNSLDISLGESYELETQAIIANLVGLLDKEQFTSLESDISEVQRMINGFISTVESNPF
- a CDS encoding tyrosine-type recombinase/integrase, with product MYEEMSYRHYSPRSIKTYLSLVSVVSAHFGKSPDLISIPELKDYLFKRISLDGLSVSSINQTISAFKILFKDVLERDWDTIRIKRPRRPKLLPVVFSKEEVSLILKSIRNRKHYCLIALTYASGLRMGEVINLKPCDIDSDRMQVKVRGGKGYKDRYTLLPEQLLVKLRDYFRGYRPLTYLFEGQEPGKPYSETSARCILKKAMKKAGIKKQACFHTLRHSFATHLLEQGTNVRIIQELLGHRSLKTTTVYLHISNLTPAQIKSPLDEL
- a CDS encoding tyrosine-type recombinase/integrase, producing MQQRLIEVEVIGRKIILKMPKNDADINFIRSIQYARWNKEGFFWDVPHYPGNLERIKQYFGERISILKEHEQIEVKIIGKEHKIGKNEVLILKSRSGRLKLIFGFHAGLMKVIKTIPYYKWDSKNKWWTVPYSEQFLEEIKTKIKEFGMAMKFEEEEMISGVVPKISPLDIPNYRKCPEEYVHKLEERRYSEGTIKAYVPLFEEFINFFSNISLEELGEKEVMEFSRYLVTERKVSSSHQNQAINSIKFYFEKVRGGERKFYHVDRPIREKILPEVLSEEEVSAILKATKNLKHKAILMTIYSAGLRIGELTKLKIKDIDSKRMQIRVEQAKGKKDRYTILSQRTLEILRLYIKQEKPHEYLFEGQKSTKEFPVKYSTTSISAILNKALNNVGIKKNVTVHTLRHSFATHLLERGTDLRYIQSLLGHESPKTTQIYTHITTKGFDQIKSPLDGLDL
- a CDS encoding thiolase family protein — protein: MEAYIVNGYRSAVGRAKKGGFRFYRPDDLAADVIKHLVANTPGLENKMVDDLIVGNAIPEAEQGMQMGRMISLLALGVDNPGFIINRYCGSGVEAIALAVGKIKAGMADCIIAGGTESMSLLPMMGYKTALNYKIASQTPDYYLSMGLTAEELAKEYDITREQADQFSVRSHDRALAAIAAGKFKDEIVPVEVEETYVDEKGKKKTRKFTVDTDEGPRPGTSMEGLANLKPAFKMGGQVTAGNSSQTSDGAAFVVVMSERMVKELNLEPIARMMSYAVAGVEPRIMGIGPREAVPKALKQAGLTLDKIDLIELNEAFAAQGLAVIKSLDLDIDKVNVNGGAVALGHPLGCTGAKLSVQLFNELRRQNKKYGMVTACVGGGQGVAGVYELLR